A genomic window from Peromyscus maniculatus bairdii isolate BWxNUB_F1_BW_parent chromosome 1, HU_Pman_BW_mat_3.1, whole genome shotgun sequence includes:
- the LOC102914973 gene encoding uncharacterized protein LOC102914973 has translation MAADTNFRQKIQPLDAEVQYGSCERWMSFEDVTVNFSQEEWQQLNSAQRRLYQDVMLEIYSHLLAVGYPIPSPGVIFRMEKGKEAQAGQAEFPGQHCQEKSGIDTSPQTGSEKASVHSDVASEVTRDGSWCSPLQELQQDADISKREKQNQFLPLPPGTLLKKTLSTSSGHKYQNPGEIIPLGSYLISTQENLPRYCLLPKCLELNLGANGRNESSVTEQLINIVASSQLLIQGSCNANCVVTRGGEESCRSPENGDVLSHKQPAIHENHSQEKADPGSQCGEVFYAISVHKPEITVTLDRPIVSYNGGKAFLYVSDSSNYPFQLKVDHLGHTGGELYKCSSCEKSFCTEAALQEHEQIHTEEKPYVCTLCGKAFRDRSAFYEHELIHKNHTPFICDKCGKAFLRKSELTSHKQSHNGEKPYKCNDCGKSFKFPSQLKVHHQSHTGEKPYECRECGKSFSKTAKLKVHQRIHTGEKPYVCSQCGKAFNQKSILDRHEKLHPGEKPYKCSDCGKSFNYPSQLKVHCHSHTGEKPYKCHECGKSFNFPCELKVHYQNHTGEKPYKCHECWKLFSKMSQLKAHYRVHTGERPYKCSHCGKAFSTKEQVQEHERIHTGEKPFVCTECGKAFSSRSSFRKHQLIHTKEKPFVSQKCETGLQESALIPHQQLHIGEKPYKCPDCGKLFNYPSQLKSHYQIHTGEKPCKCLDCGKSFSKTSQLKAHSRIHTGERPYVCSVCGKAFKQLSTLSRHEKIHLVEKPYKCNFCGKSFCSPSELKVHLLIHTGERPYKCSNCWKAFCTKVQLQEHERIHTGERPYVCTHCGKTFRSRSVFSKHKLIHRKETPFVCERCGKVFLQKSELTSHLQTHIEDKP, from the exons ATGGCTGCTGATACGAATTTCCGACAGAAGATCCAACCATTGGATGCAGAGGTGCAGTATGGGTCATGTGAG AGGTGGATGTCCTTTGAGGATGTGACCGTAAACTTCAGCCAGGAGGAGTGGCAGCAGTTGAACTCTGCCCAGAGACGCCTGTACCAGGACGTGATGCTCGAGATCTACAGCCACCTCTTGGCAGTGG GGTATCCCATTCCCAGCCCTGGAGTCATCTTTAggatggaaaaaggaaaggaggcacaggcaggacaGGCTGAATTTCCAGGCCAGCACTGTCAAG aaAAATCAGGAATTGACACCTCACCACAGACAGGATCTGAGAAAGCTTCAGTTCATAGTGATGTGGCAAGTGAAGTCACAAGAGATGGTTCATGGTGTTCCCCTTTACAAGAACTACAGCAGGATGCTGATATTtctaagagagaaaaacaaaaccagtttcTACCCTTGCCTCCTGGTACTCTCCTCAAGAAAACTCTGAGTACAAGTAGTGGTCATAAATATCAAAATCCTGGGGAAATTATTCCTTTGGGATCCTACCTCATTTCTACACAAGAGAATCTCCCACGATATTGCTTACTTCCAAAATGTTTGGAGCTAAACCTAGGAGCAAATGGCCGGAATGAAAGCAGTGTTACAGAACAGCTTATTAACATTGTTGCATCCAGTCAGCTCCTGATACAAGGCTCTTGTAATGCTAACTGTGTGGTTACTCGTGGAGGAGAAGAATCATGCAGAAGTCCTGAGAATGGAGATGTTCTCAGCCATAAACAACCAGCGATACATGAAAACCATTCTCAGGAGAAAGCAGATCCAGGTTCTCAGTGTGGGGAGGTATTTTATGCCATATCTGTGCATAAACCTGAGATTACTGTTACTCTGGACAGACCTATTGTTTCTTACAATGGTGGGAAGGCCTTCCTTTATGTGTCAGATTCATCAAATTATCCATTTCAGCTGAAGGTGGATCATCTAGGTCACACTGGAGGGGAGCTTTACAAATGCAGCAGTTGTGAGAAATCCTTTTGTACTGAGGCTGCACTCCAAGAGCATGAGCAAATTCACACAGAAGAGAAACCGTATGTGTGTACACTGTGTGGAAAAGCCTTCAGAGATAGGTCAGCTTTCTATGAACATGAATTGATTCACAAGAATCACACGCCTTTTATCTGTGACAAATGTGGGAAGGCCTTCTTACGTAAGTCAGAGTTGACATCCCATAAACAAAGTCACAATGGAGAGAAGCCTTACAAATGCAATGACTGTGGAAAATCCTTTAAGTTTCCATCTCAACTGAAGGTGCATCATCAAAGTCACACAGGTGAGAAGCCTTATGAATGCCGTGAGTGTGGAAAGTCATTCAGTAAAACAGCCAAACTCAAAGTGCATCAACGGATTCACACAGGGGAGAAACCTTATGTGTGTTCTCAGTGTGGAAAGGCCTTTAATCAGAAATCAATACTAGACAGGCATGAAAAACTTCACCCTGGGGAGAAACCTTATAAATGCAGTGACTGTGGGAAGTCATTTAATTATCCATCCCAACTGAAGGTCCATTGCCATAGTCACACAGGGGAGAAGCCTTATAAATGCCATGAGTGTGGGAAATCGTTTAATTTTCCATGTGAACTGAAGGTGCATTATCAGAATCACACGGGAGAGAAGCCTTACAAATGCCATGAATGTTGGAAACTGTTCAGTAAAATGTCCCAACTGAAGGCACACTATCGAGTTCACACCGGAGAGAGACCTTATAAATGCAGCCATTGTGGAAAAGCCTTCTCTACTAAGGAACAAGTCCAAGAGCATGAGCGAatccacacaggagagaaaccctttGTGTGCACtgaatgtggaaaagccttcagTAGCCGGTCATCTTTTCGTAAACATCAGTTAATTCACACTAAAGAGAAGCCTTTTGTCTCTCAGAAATGTGAGACAGGCCTCCAGGAGTCTGCTTTGATACCCCATCAGCAACTTCATATTGGTGAGAAGCCTTACAAATGCCCTGACTGTGGGAAGTTGTTTAATTATCCATCCCAACTGAAATCCCATTATCAAATCCACACAGGAGAGAAGCCTTGTAAATGTCTTGATTGTGGGAAATCATTTAGTAAAACATCTCAGCTGAAGGCACATTCTCGAATTCACACAGGAGAGAGGCCttatgtgtgttctgtgtgtggaaAGGCCTTCAAACAATTGTCAACATTGAGCAGACATGAAAAAATTCACCTGGTTGAGAAGCCTTACAAATGCAATTTCTGTGGGAAATCATTTTGTTCTCCATCTGAACTGAAGGTGCATCTTCTCATTCATACAGGAGAGAGACCTTACAAATGTAGCAACTGTTGGAAAGCCTTTTGTACTAAGGTCCAACTGCAAGAGCATGAGCGAATTCACACAGGAGAGAGACCTTATGTGTGCACTCACTGTGGGAAAACCTTTAGAAGCAGATCAGTTTTTTCTAAACATAAGTTGATTCACAGGAAGGAAACACCTTTTGTCTGTGAGAGATGTGGGAAAGTGTTCTTACAGAAGTCAGAGTTGACATCTCATCTACAAACTCACATTGAGGACAAGCCTTAG